The sequence GGCTGGACGACGTGGTGGCCGTCTACGGCGAGGCGATGGGGTACCGCGCCGATCTACTCAAGGCACGGCGCGGCTACATCGCCACCCACGTCCGCCGACCCGGCTTCCGCGCCGTCGCCAGCCTCACCTCCGAAGGCCACCTGGCCGGATTCGGCTACGGATACCTCGGGACGCCCGGCCAGTGGTGGCACGACCAGGTGGGACGGATGCTGGACCCAGCCACCCGCCGTCGCTGGCTGGCCAGCTGCTTCGAGGTGGTCGAGTTGCACGTCCGACCGCCCGCACAGGGGCACGGGCTGGGCGCCGGCCAGCTGCGCGCCCTGCTCGGGATAGCAGAGGGGAGCACCACCCTGTTGTCCACCCCGGAGGCAGACGAGCAGCAGTCCCGGGCCTGGCGGCTGTACCGACGCTTCGGCTTCATGGACGTCCTACGCGACTTCCGCTTCCCCGGTGACGAACGGCCGTTCGGGGTGCTTGGCCGAGACCTGCCGCTCCCTCCACCCGCCGCCTCCGGAAGAGCCCCCACATGACTCGGCCCACCGCCCTGCCGAGGCGTACCCGCCAGACCGTCTGGGCGCTGTTGGCCGTGCTGGTGCTGGCGCAGATCTGCTACCCCCTGACCACGGGGCAGACCCGGGCCCGGCTGACCGTCGCCACAGTCCTGCTCGGCTACCTACTCTCGGTCGGCCACGCGCTGCTCAGCCGCGGTCCCCGGACAGCGGCGGCGTTGCTCGCCGCGGCCACCGGCGGCGGCTTCGCCATCGAGGCGCTCGGAGTGGCCACCGGGTTCCCGTTCGGCAGCTACGACTACTCGGGGCAGCTCGGGCCGAAGCTGGCCGGAGTACCGCTGATCATCCCACTCGCCTGGACCTGGATGGCCTGGCCCGCCTGGCTGACCGCGGTCCGCCTCACCGGTGGTGGGCCGACCGGGGGCATCGGGCCGGCTGCCCGCCGAATCGCGCTGGCGGCGGTCGGACTCGCCGCCTGGGATCTCTTCCTCGACCCGCAGATGGTCACCGAGGGGCACTGGGCCTGGCGGACCGCCACCCCCGCGCTGCCCGGCCTGCCCGGCATCCCCATCAGCAACTACCTGGGCTGGCTGCTCTTCGCGGTGCTGATGATGGCCGCCCTGCGTCCACTGGCTGGCGCCGCCGTGGCCACCACTGACAGCCGCGACACTCCGATGTTCGCGCTCTACCTGTGGACGTACGGCTCCAGTGTGCTGGCCCACGCCGTCTTCCTCGGCCTGCCTGCCTCGGCCGGGTGGGGCGCGGCGGTTATGGCGCTGACCGCTGTGCCGTTGGCAGTGACACTGCTGCCCCGACGTCTCACCGCCGGCCCCCGACGAAGTGGGGCACCGGCATGATCCTGTTGCTGGCGGTGCTGGCCGGCGTGGCCGCGCTGACCGCGCACACCCTGGTCAACGCCGGCCGTTGGCTGCGCCGCCCGGCCGGGACGCCGGCAACGGTGACCGAACCGGTGGCGGTGCTGCTGCCGCTGCGCGACGAGGCTGCCCGAGTCACCCCATGCCTGCGCGCGCTGCTGGCCCAGCGCGACGTACCAGAGCTACAGATCGTGGTGCTCGACGACGGGTCAACCGACGGCACCCGCGAGGTCGTCCGCACGGTCGCCGGCGACGACTCCCGGGTCACCCTGCTCGACGGCGGCGCTCCACCGCCCGGTTGGCTGGGCAAGCCGCACGCCTGCTGGCAGCTCGCCACCCGGGCCGATCCGGCCGCCACCGTGCTGGTCTTCGTCGACGCCGACGTGGTGCTCGCCCCGCACGCCGTGGCCGCGGCGGTCGGCGAGCTACGCGCCGCGCGGGTGACGCTGCTGTCGCCGTACCCCCGAATCCTGGTCACGACGGTGGCCGACCGGCTGGTTCAGCCGCTGTTGCAGTGGTTGTGGCTGACGTTCCTGCCACTGCCCGCGATGGAACGGTCGGCCCGGCCGTCCCTGGCCGCGGCCGGTGGGCAGTTCCTGGTCGTGGACCGGGTCGGGTACAACGCCGCCGGTGGACACGCAGCGGTGTCCGACCGGGTTCTGGAGGATGTCGAGTTGGCCCGGGCGGTCAAACGGTCCGGCGGCCAGGTCGCCCTCGCAGACGGCTCGCAGCTGGCCACCTGCCGGATGTACGACGACTGGCCGCAGCTACGCGACGGCTACTCGAAGTCGCTGTGGGCCTCGTTCGGTCATCCCTCGGCGGCAGCCACGGTGGTCGCGCTGCTGCTGCTGCTCTACACCGTCCCCGCGCTGGTCGCCGTGGCCGCGCTGGTCGGCGGCGCGCCAGGGGCAGCCGCCGTCGCCGCTGCGGCATACCTGCTCGGGGTCGCCGGGCGAGTGGTCAGCGCCCGGGCGACCAGCGGCCGGTGGTGGCCAGACGCGTTGGGGCATCCCGCGTCGGTAGCGGTCCTCGGTTGGCTGACCCTACGGTCGTACCATCTGCGGAAGCGACGGCGCCTGAGTTGGCGGGGCCGTCCGGTCGTCTAGGAGGCACACCATGGCGCGGATCGTGATCGTCGGCGCCGGGGTGGGTGGCCTGGCCACCGCCGCCCGGCTGGCCACCACCGGGCACCATGTCACCCTCCTCGAGCAGAGTGACACGGTGGGCGGCAAGCTCGGCCGGTACGTACACGACACGCCCGCCGGCCCCTTCCACTTCGACACCGGGCCCAGCCTGCTGACCCTGCCCCAGGTGTTCCACGACCTGTTCGAGACCACCGGGGCGAAGCTCGACGAATACCTGGACCCGGTCCCGCTCGACCCGATCGTGCGGCACGTCTTCCCTCCGGGTGGGCCAACGCTCGACTCGTGCGCCGACTCCGACGAGTTCGCCGCCCGCATCGCCGCGGCCTTCGGCGAGCGGGCCGCG comes from Salinispora tropica CNB-440 and encodes:
- a CDS encoding GNAT family N-acetyltransferase — translated: MRLVRWTPDDLVRRLDDVVAVYGEAMGYRADLLKARRGYIATHVRRPGFRAVASLTSEGHLAGFGYGYLGTPGQWWHDQVGRMLDPATRRRWLASCFEVVELHVRPPAQGHGLGAGQLRALLGIAEGSTTLLSTPEADEQQSRAWRLYRRFGFMDVLRDFRFPGDERPFGVLGRDLPLPPPAASGRAPT
- a CDS encoding carotenoid biosynthesis protein is translated as MTRPTALPRRTRQTVWALLAVLVLAQICYPLTTGQTRARLTVATVLLGYLLSVGHALLSRGPRTAAALLAAATGGGFAIEALGVATGFPFGSYDYSGQLGPKLAGVPLIIPLAWTWMAWPAWLTAVRLTGGGPTGGIGPAARRIALAAVGLAAWDLFLDPQMVTEGHWAWRTATPALPGLPGIPISNYLGWLLFAVLMMAALRPLAGAAVATTDSRDTPMFALYLWTYGSSVLAHAVFLGLPASAGWGAAVMALTAVPLAVTLLPRRLTAGPRRSGAPA
- a CDS encoding glycosyltransferase, with product MILLLAVLAGVAALTAHTLVNAGRWLRRPAGTPATVTEPVAVLLPLRDEAARVTPCLRALLAQRDVPELQIVVLDDGSTDGTREVVRTVAGDDSRVTLLDGGAPPPGWLGKPHACWQLATRADPAATVLVFVDADVVLAPHAVAAAVGELRAARVTLLSPYPRILVTTVADRLVQPLLQWLWLTFLPLPAMERSARPSLAAAGGQFLVVDRVGYNAAGGHAAVSDRVLEDVELARAVKRSGGQVALADGSQLATCRMYDDWPQLRDGYSKSLWASFGHPSAAATVVALLLLLYTVPALVAVAALVGGAPGAAAVAAAAYLLGVAGRVVSARATSGRWWPDALGHPASVAVLGWLTLRSYHLRKRRRLSWRGRPVV